Part of the Vibrio penaeicida genome is shown below.
TTTATCAACAAAACTGAACTCCAATGCTATCAAGTCCTGCCGAATAATATTGCTAAGGAAATTTTCTTTAACACATATTCTCATTCAAATTTCAAGTACCAGAATAGCCTCCGACTAGAGACATTTGTAATAAACCCAGCGTTTTATAAAATGATAATCACTTGGTTAGCAAGCCAATAAAGAATTAGGCTTAAACGCCAAGTAATAAAAGAATAGTCACTTAAAAAATTGAGTTATAAGCCTTACAGGCATCACTCATAAATAATTAAGAGTTTAGCAGTCCTACTTTCTCAAAATTTAGGACCCAAATAGCAATAAGGATAAAAGAATGAATACTAAAATTGGACTTATTCCCTTGCTGGTCGGTATGGCTTTACCGACGACTGCACTTGCACAAGTGGATATTAATAACATCACAGAATCTGGACGCCCTACGTTTGCAGTTGGTGCATTGGGTGCCGCACAACTTAATGCTGATGTGGAAACGCTAAAACAGTACCTAGCAAATACCCCTTCCTACAAATCCACAGGTAACGAAGAATTTGTTGTGGAGCGCCAATGGGTCGACGAGCTTGGCAAAAAGCACACCGTATTTAACCAAACCATTGATGGTATTAAGGTACACAACAGTCAAATTACGTTGCATACCGATGTCACACTTGGAAACGGTTTTGCTCCTGAGAATGAGTCTATCTACGCGGTGTCGGGAACGGTCGCAGTGCCGACAGCATCACCTGCAACATTTGCACCTATACGTATGAGCAATGATGACGGTATACAAGCAAAATCGGTCGTTGAAAGCATTGGTGACGTCGTGACAGAGCCAGAGCTGGCTTACGTGTATCTTCGTGATATTGACGATACGAAATTGGCTTGGCGTATGGAAGTTAAATTCTTCCAGGGGTCTGGGCATTCTTTCGGACACGATCTAGTGTACGTAGATGCACTTACTCATGAAATATTGTCCCGTGAAACCTTAATCCATCAAGCTAAGAACTGGAAAACACACACGTTAGATGGAGGAGACTATCGCAGCCGACCAGGTAGGCTGCTTTGCACTAACCAAGAAGATTGTGGCAACAATCTATCGGCTCAACGAGCACATGATGGTGCGTCGACGGTGTATGACTATTACAAAGAGAGACACAATCGAAATGGTTTAGATGATCGTGATATGACGATGATTTCGAGTGTGGACCTGGGTGTAGCGAATGCGTCGTGGTATTTGGGACAAATGTTCTACGGTAAATCCAGAACAGGCGCCGATTACACAACAGATTTCGATGTCATTGGCCACGAGTTTACTCATGGCGTTATCGATTCAACCGCCGATTTAATTTATCAAAACGCATCGGGCGCGTTAAACGAAGCGTGGGCAGACATTCTAGGGATCTCGGCAGAAGCGTATAAAAATGGCAAAACAACCTCTACTTGGTTGCTAGGTAACGAACTGTATCAAAGGCCAGGGCAAGCGTTGCGCTATATGAACAATCCAACCAAAGATGGGCGTTCTAAAGACTGGTACCCAGAGCGCAGACCTTTTGTAAAAAATCCGGGTCAGAATAATGACAATGGTTGGGTTCACCTAAACTCTGGTATCGCAAACCTTGCCTATGTTCTGTTAGTTGATGGCGGATCCCATCCACGTGGCAAGTCGGACGCGGTTGTTGATGGTATTGGTTTACTTCAAGCGGAAAAAGTATTCTACCGCGCGCTCAACACCTACATGGGTCCAAACACTAATTTCCCTGAAGCTCGTACGGCAACAGCTCAAGCGGCGGCTGACCTATATGGCCAAAGTGCAAAACACTCTGTTGAAACAGCGTGGTGTGCAGTTGGCGTAGGTGAGTGTCCAGCAGCGATACCAACATCGGAAAAGCCAACATCACTTAGTGAAGCAGTAAGCGATATTTCCATTCCTTTGAACGAATGGAAACACTACACGCAAGACTTGGGTGAAGGCTACTCCAAAATGACGATTAAAGCAGAGGGTGGCTTAGGTGATGTAGACCTATACGTAACCTATGGAAAAGAATCGACAGCAACCGCATTCGATTGTGAGTCAAACACCACTTCCAATGCTGAGGAATGTGTTATTACAAACCCGAAAAAGGGCGCTTGGCATATTGATTTATTCGGTTATAAAGCGAGCTCTGGTGTCACGCTAACACTGACTGCAGAATAAGCTTATTCAAGAAAGGCAGCAATTGCTGTCTTTCTTTTCGTACCGCGCACCGTGCGTGCAAACTTTTATGTTTACCTAAATAATCTAAATTGTTATTTAATAACATAACAATTTAGATACTTATATTAATAGCAAACGTTTAAATGGGAATATGGCTATTTATCTCTTATAAACACTAAAGAGAAAATATAATAATCGCATGTGCTTATTTGAATTGTGATCACATTGGAATATGTAAGTTTTCGATAAACCAAGATCCCTGCCATGTTTCTATTTATTTTCAGTTAGTTGGTGAAATTAAAGTTTTTACTCTAAAAACAATTTAGTCATCAGCATATCAACAAGAAGGAAAAGACCTTTAATTTCATAACATTAAAAGAAAAGTACGAATCAAATACGTTTGGTAGACAACGAGAAACACTCCATAACTCATCCAGTATTCGCTAGGCTTAACGCATTATAATTTACATGATTATCAATAAATTCTGAAACCTATAGTCATCAATACTTATAGAGTAGGTAAGATAAAAAAACACAATAGCGATACATAAATACAGTAAAGTTTCAACCCACTAAATGTATTAACTGATTGAACTATTGTTAGCGTAAAATAACTCTAATAGAATCCTCTTCTCCCAATCAGGAGAGGTTCCTTGTTTTATTTTAATCCTGACAAAATAAAACAAGGAATTAACAAAGAGTTTTAATTTAAAGATTTATCATCCAAGAATTATACGTACGTATAGCCTTTTGCACACAACGTAAAGGGGCGGAGTCTGACTAGATAGTAGGCTCCAAACAAACCGAATTCTTAATATTTTTGCCATAAACATAATTATTGGTAGGGAGATTTTTTGTGAA
Proteins encoded:
- a CDS encoding M4 family metallopeptidase, producing the protein MNTKIGLIPLLVGMALPTTALAQVDINNITESGRPTFAVGALGAAQLNADVETLKQYLANTPSYKSTGNEEFVVERQWVDELGKKHTVFNQTIDGIKVHNSQITLHTDVTLGNGFAPENESIYAVSGTVAVPTASPATFAPIRMSNDDGIQAKSVVESIGDVVTEPELAYVYLRDIDDTKLAWRMEVKFFQGSGHSFGHDLVYVDALTHEILSRETLIHQAKNWKTHTLDGGDYRSRPGRLLCTNQEDCGNNLSAQRAHDGASTVYDYYKERHNRNGLDDRDMTMISSVDLGVANASWYLGQMFYGKSRTGADYTTDFDVIGHEFTHGVIDSTADLIYQNASGALNEAWADILGISAEAYKNGKTTSTWLLGNELYQRPGQALRYMNNPTKDGRSKDWYPERRPFVKNPGQNNDNGWVHLNSGIANLAYVLLVDGGSHPRGKSDAVVDGIGLLQAEKVFYRALNTYMGPNTNFPEARTATAQAAADLYGQSAKHSVETAWCAVGVGECPAAIPTSEKPTSLSEAVSDISIPLNEWKHYTQDLGEGYSKMTIKAEGGLGDVDLYVTYGKESTATAFDCESNTTSNAEECVITNPKKGAWHIDLFGYKASSGVTLTLTAE